A stretch of the Streptomyces sp. NBC_00654 genome encodes the following:
- a CDS encoding nucleotide sugar dehydrogenase, whose amino-acid sequence MNICVVALGKIGLPLAVQFAAKGHTVIGADVNEKVVELVNAATEPFPGEHDLDVMLKETVGAGLLSATTDTTAAVAASDAVVVVVPLFVDAEGTPDFGWMDAATKAIAAGLKPGTLVSYETTLPVGTTRTRWAPMLAEGSGLTPGEDFHLVFSPERVLTGRVFADLRRYPKLVGGIDEASARHGVEFYEAVLDFDEREDLPRPNGVWDLGTAEASELAKLAETTYRDVNIGLANQFARFADRSGIDVKKVIEACNSQPYSHIHQPGIAVGGHCIPIYPRMYLWNDPEATVVRSAREANAAMPEYAVDLLAAAYGDLDGVGVLVLGAAYRGGVKETAFSGVFGVVEALKARGAVPFVSDPMYTPQELTAHGLVPHEGQTVTAAVLQADHAEYRELAAADLPDVRVLVDGRRTTDPARWEGVRRVVIGG is encoded by the coding sequence ATGAACATCTGTGTAGTCGCGCTCGGCAAGATCGGACTTCCGCTCGCCGTGCAGTTCGCAGCCAAGGGCCACACGGTCATCGGCGCGGACGTCAACGAGAAGGTCGTCGAGCTGGTCAACGCGGCCACCGAGCCGTTCCCCGGCGAGCACGACCTGGACGTCATGCTCAAGGAGACGGTGGGCGCCGGTCTGCTCTCCGCGACGACGGACACCACGGCCGCGGTCGCCGCGTCCGACGCCGTCGTGGTCGTCGTCCCGCTCTTCGTGGACGCCGAGGGCACCCCGGACTTCGGCTGGATGGACGCCGCCACCAAGGCGATCGCCGCCGGGCTGAAGCCGGGCACCCTGGTGAGCTACGAGACCACGCTGCCGGTCGGCACCACCCGTACCCGCTGGGCGCCGATGCTGGCCGAGGGCTCCGGACTCACCCCGGGCGAGGACTTCCACCTGGTCTTCTCCCCGGAGCGGGTGCTGACCGGCCGGGTCTTCGCCGACCTGCGCCGCTACCCCAAGCTCGTCGGCGGCATCGACGAGGCGTCCGCCCGGCACGGTGTCGAGTTCTACGAGGCCGTGCTCGACTTCGACGAGCGCGAGGACCTGCCGCGGCCCAACGGCGTGTGGGACCTCGGTACGGCGGAGGCCTCCGAGCTCGCCAAGCTCGCCGAGACCACCTACCGCGACGTCAACATCGGTCTGGCCAACCAGTTCGCCCGGTTCGCCGACCGGAGCGGCATCGACGTCAAGAAGGTCATCGAGGCCTGCAACAGCCAGCCCTACAGTCACATCCACCAGCCCGGAATCGCCGTCGGCGGCCACTGCATCCCGATCTACCCGCGGATGTACCTGTGGAACGACCCGGAGGCGACCGTCGTGCGCTCGGCCCGTGAGGCCAACGCCGCGATGCCCGAGTACGCCGTGGACCTGCTGGCCGCCGCCTACGGCGACCTGGACGGCGTCGGCGTGCTGGTGCTGGGCGCCGCCTACCGCGGCGGGGTCAAGGAGACCGCGTTCTCCGGTGTCTTCGGAGTCGTCGAGGCGCTGAAGGCGCGCGGCGCGGTGCCGTTCGTCTCGGACCCGATGTACACCCCCCAGGAGCTGACCGCGCACGGTCTCGTCCCGCACGAGGGCCAGACCGTCACCGCGGCCGTCCTCCAGGCCGACCACGCCGAGTACCGCGAGCTGGCCGCCGCCGACCTGCCGGACGTCCGCGTCCTGGTCGACGGGCGGCGGACGACGGACCCGGCCCGCTGGGAAGGTGTTCGCCGCGTTGTTATCGGAGGTTGA
- a CDS encoding glycosyltransferase family 2 protein, translating to MTEPAVTVVVAVYNTMPYLTECLNSLVGQSIGRERLEVIAVDDGSTDDSGNELDRFAALYPDTVKVIHQENSGGPAAPSNRALDIATGRYVYFIGSDDYLGEEALERMVACADKHDSDVVVGKMVGTNGRYVHQKLYTGNNPDISLYTSALPFTLANTKLFRRELVEKHGLRFPEDLPVGSDQPFTIEACVRARRISVLSDYTYYYAVKRGDASNITYRADHLARLRCTAKIMKHTAGLIEPGPQRDAVFKRHFDWELSKLLQKDFPALDTGTKRLVCEGLAALLDEYYTDGLRDGTGVTRRVRFGLARRGAVEELSRAIADETEHGAPPFFLEGGRAFAAYPGFRDDAVGLEDRFYEVLGEAVPGRLSKSTELESAAWEQDGAELSLALRLRLGIIGDTSSAVVALAQGAMPKSADKPGALRMPKDARCPEAVGEFVREPAGEGRGTLLSARIPIQPVKAKRGVRVYADVAGSTYEIPVRTDGLPMPLARRWGRAVPYRVAANPNTKGRLVITTAPLWETRPGMLARLRRKLSGRKRK from the coding sequence TTGACCGAACCGGCTGTCACCGTCGTCGTAGCCGTTTACAACACCATGCCGTATCTCACCGAGTGTCTGAATTCGCTCGTGGGACAGAGCATCGGACGGGAGCGGCTCGAAGTGATCGCGGTGGACGACGGGTCCACCGACGACAGCGGTAACGAACTGGACCGTTTCGCGGCGCTTTATCCGGATACGGTCAAGGTTATTCACCAGGAGAATTCCGGCGGGCCGGCCGCTCCCAGTAATCGGGCCCTGGACATCGCCACCGGGCGTTATGTCTACTTCATCGGTTCCGACGACTACCTCGGTGAAGAGGCGCTGGAACGGATGGTGGCCTGCGCCGACAAGCACGACTCCGATGTGGTCGTCGGCAAGATGGTCGGGACGAACGGCCGTTATGTCCACCAGAAGCTGTACACCGGGAACAATCCGGATATCAGCCTCTACACCTCGGCTCTTCCGTTCACGCTGGCCAACACCAAGCTCTTCCGCCGTGAACTGGTGGAGAAGCACGGCCTGCGGTTCCCGGAGGACCTGCCGGTCGGCAGTGACCAGCCGTTCACGATCGAGGCGTGCGTCCGGGCCCGCAGGATCTCGGTGCTCTCCGACTACACGTACTACTACGCGGTCAAGCGCGGTGACGCGAGCAACATCACCTACCGGGCCGACCATCTGGCCCGGCTCCGGTGCACCGCGAAGATCATGAAGCACACGGCCGGTCTCATCGAGCCGGGCCCGCAGCGCGACGCCGTGTTCAAGCGGCACTTCGACTGGGAGCTGTCCAAGCTCCTGCAGAAGGACTTCCCCGCCCTCGACACCGGCACCAAGCGCCTGGTGTGCGAGGGCTTGGCCGCCTTGTTGGACGAGTACTACACCGACGGCCTGCGCGACGGTACGGGGGTGACGCGACGGGTGCGCTTCGGTCTCGCCCGGCGCGGTGCCGTCGAGGAGCTCAGCCGCGCCATCGCGGACGAGACCGAGCACGGGGCCCCGCCGTTCTTCCTGGAGGGCGGGCGGGCCTTCGCCGCCTACCCTGGCTTCCGGGACGACGCGGTCGGCCTGGAGGACCGCTTCTACGAGGTGCTCGGCGAGGCGGTACCGGGCAGGCTCTCGAAGAGCACGGAGCTGGAGTCGGCCGCGTGGGAGCAGGACGGGGCGGAGCTGTCCCTCGCCCTGAGGCTGCGGCTCGGGATCATCGGTGACACGTCCTCGGCCGTGGTCGCCCTGGCGCAGGGCGCGATGCCCAAGAGCGCGGACAAGCCGGGAGCGCTGCGGATGCCCAAGGACGCCCGGTGCCCCGAGGCGGTCGGAGAGTTCGTCAGGGAGCCCGCGGGCGAGGGCCGGGGCACCCTGCTGAGCGCCCGCATCCCGATCCAGCCCGTCAAGGCGAAGCGGGGTGTGCGGGTCTACGCCGATGTGGCGGGCTCGACGTACGAGATCCCCGTGCGCACCGACGGACTGCCGATGCCACTGGCGCGGCGGTGGGGGCGGGCCGTCCCCTATCGCGTCGCCGCGAATCCGAACACCAAGGGCCGGCTCGTGATCACGACGGCCCCGCTGTGGGAGACCAGGCCCGGGATGCTGGCGCGGCTGCGCCGCAAGCTGTCCGGCCGGAAGAGGAAGTAA
- a CDS encoding Gfo/Idh/MocA family protein, producing the protein MSAVLKAGLIGLGSMGRHHARVLAGLEGVDLVGVVDPMGDKNGWAQGAPVLSTVEELIALGIDYAVVACPTGLHEEVGLQLADAGVCALIEKPLADTVEGARRLVEAFEARGLVAGVGHIERCNPALRSLRSRLEAGELGDVYQVVTRRQGPFPHRIADVGVVKDLATHDIDLTGWVTGQTYNSIAAHTVSKSGRPHEDMVSAVGQLSDGTMVNHLVNWLSPLKERFTSVTGERGCFIADTLTADLTFHSNASVTTEWEALRAFRGVSEGDMIRYAIPKREPLLVEHELFRDAVQGKSSDICTLRQGLRTVEVAAAVLESASTGLAVSLKDLDAPFEGVAS; encoded by the coding sequence GTGAGCGCCGTACTGAAGGCCGGCCTCATCGGGCTCGGCTCCATGGGCCGCCACCACGCCCGGGTGCTCGCCGGCCTGGAGGGTGTGGACCTGGTCGGCGTCGTCGACCCGATGGGCGACAAGAACGGCTGGGCGCAGGGCGCCCCCGTCCTGTCGACCGTCGAGGAACTCATCGCCCTGGGCATCGACTACGCCGTCGTGGCCTGCCCCACCGGGCTGCACGAGGAAGTCGGCCTGCAGCTCGCCGACGCCGGTGTCTGCGCGCTGATCGAGAAGCCGCTCGCGGACACCGTGGAGGGCGCCCGCCGGCTCGTCGAGGCCTTCGAGGCGCGCGGCCTGGTGGCCGGTGTCGGCCACATCGAACGCTGCAACCCGGCCCTGCGCTCGCTGCGCAGCCGTCTGGAGGCCGGCGAACTCGGTGATGTGTACCAGGTCGTCACCCGGCGTCAGGGTCCCTTCCCGCACCGGATCGCCGACGTCGGCGTCGTCAAGGACCTCGCGACCCACGACATCGACCTGACGGGCTGGGTGACCGGTCAGACGTACAACTCGATCGCGGCCCACACCGTGTCGAAGTCCGGCCGCCCGCACGAGGACATGGTCTCCGCCGTGGGCCAGCTCTCGGACGGCACGATGGTCAACCACCTGGTCAACTGGCTGAGCCCGCTCAAGGAGCGGTTCACCTCGGTCACCGGTGAGCGCGGCTGCTTCATCGCCGACACCCTCACCGCCGACCTCACGTTCCACTCGAACGCGTCGGTGACCACCGAGTGGGAGGCGCTGCGCGCGTTCCGCGGGGTCTCCGAGGGCGACATGATCCGCTACGCCATCCCGAAGCGCGAGCCGCTGCTCGTCGAGCACGAGCTGTTCCGGGACGCCGTGCAGGGGAAGTCGTCCGACATCTGCACCCTGCGCCAGGGGCTCCGTACCGTGGAGGTGGCCGCCGCCGTGCTCGAATCGGCGTCGACCGGACTCGCGGTGTCGCTGAAGGACCTGGACGCGCCGTTCGAGGGTGTGGCCAGTTGA
- a CDS encoding DegT/DnrJ/EryC1/StrS aminotransferase family protein, whose amino-acid sequence MTSINEQPIPAARPVIGEDEIEAAVRVLRSGRVVQGPEVAAFEEGFSDLVDGRHCVAVNSGTSALHLLLLALGIGPGDEVIVPSFSFAASANAVRLVGADVVFADIEPGSFGLDPAAVEAAITPRTAAIMPVHLYGHPAAMDRLMPIADKHKLAVVEDACQAHAAALNGTPVGAFGAGGTFSFYPTKNMHSLEGGMVTTADAETARTLRLLRNQGMEQRYANEIVGANMRMTDVSAAVGRVQLTKLDAWTEQRRANAAYLDAHITAPCVVTPPVAEGARHVYHQYTIRVRGDRDAAMAKLTEAGVGNAVYYPTPIHRLKPYWEPDQKAGRTWDLPETERAAAEVVSLPVHPSLTEGDLARIAAAVNALGENL is encoded by the coding sequence ATGACGAGCATCAACGAGCAGCCGATTCCTGCTGCCCGCCCGGTCATCGGGGAAGACGAGATCGAGGCCGCGGTACGCGTACTGCGCAGCGGCCGCGTGGTGCAGGGGCCCGAGGTCGCGGCCTTCGAGGAAGGCTTCTCGGACCTGGTCGACGGCCGGCACTGTGTCGCCGTCAACTCGGGCACCTCGGCACTTCACCTGCTGCTGCTCGCCCTGGGCATCGGTCCGGGCGACGAGGTGATCGTCCCCTCCTTCTCCTTCGCCGCGTCCGCGAACGCGGTCCGCCTGGTCGGCGCCGACGTCGTCTTCGCCGACATCGAGCCCGGCAGCTTCGGCCTCGACCCGGCCGCGGTCGAGGCCGCGATCACCCCGCGCACCGCCGCGATCATGCCCGTGCACCTCTACGGTCACCCGGCGGCGATGGACAGGCTCATGCCCATCGCGGACAAGCACAAGCTCGCCGTGGTCGAGGACGCCTGCCAGGCACACGCCGCGGCGCTGAACGGGACCCCCGTCGGCGCGTTCGGCGCGGGCGGCACCTTCAGCTTCTACCCCACCAAGAACATGCACTCGCTGGAGGGAGGCATGGTCACCACCGCCGACGCGGAGACCGCCCGCACCCTGCGCCTGCTGCGCAACCAGGGCATGGAGCAGCGGTACGCCAACGAGATCGTCGGCGCCAACATGCGTATGACGGACGTGTCCGCCGCCGTCGGCCGGGTGCAGCTGACCAAGCTGGACGCCTGGACCGAGCAGCGCCGTGCCAACGCGGCGTACCTCGACGCGCACATCACCGCGCCGTGCGTCGTGACGCCGCCGGTCGCCGAGGGCGCCCGTCACGTCTACCACCAGTACACGATCCGGGTGCGGGGCGACCGGGACGCCGCGATGGCGAAGCTCACCGAGGCGGGCGTCGGCAACGCGGTCTACTACCCGACGCCGATCCACCGGCTCAAGCCCTACTGGGAGCCGGACCAGAAGGCCGGCCGCACCTGGGATCTGCCGGAGACCGAGCGGGCCGCCGCCGAGGTCGTCTCGCTGCCGGTGCACCCCTCGCTCACCGAGGGCGACCTGGCGCGCATCGCCGCCGCCGTGAACGCGCTGGGGGAGAACCTGTGA
- a CDS encoding Rne/Rng family ribonuclease, protein MSEPNEPGTTGNTEDNTPGDKLPPRRRRRAASRPAGPPTAGVPGTEDSTPAVEAEVSASTDAAPDEAEAPAPRARRRATRKATAPAGAPQAAEAAVVAEPVVAEAPVAEVAEVVEEAEAPAPRARRRATRKATAPAGAPQSAEAVEIVEPAVAAEVVEEPPAPRARRRATRKATAPAGAPQSAEAAVVAEPVVAEAPVAEVVEEAEAPAPRARRRATRKATAPAGAPQSAEAVESAVEIVEPVTAPVVEEAEAPAPRARRRATRKATAPAGAPQPTEATAEELAAETGESLPEAVAEELAAETAEVEEAAPRGRQRRRATAAAGRPEFTGKTEEPTRKGRRAARPAVAVFQAPVFAEPMFQTPETAAAAAAAAGPVTPYDEIDEAEEELTAEAETAQPAAPAEAEAPEAAPQGGSRRRRRRRGEAAEPEQTAAPAAPVEEPVEQPAHEQDEPETGADAEHEGEGDDTDEYGDRPSRRRRRGGRRRRRGETNDADDAEQHTDEAPADRSDRSDRSERSERSAEDEHQGQDADEAEDEEDNDSSAAGSSSSRRRRRRRRRSGDASAEADNGQDDPERTVVKVREPRKKEEREPGTGFDEVQSIKGSTRMEAKKQRRREGREQGRRRVPIITEAEFLARREAVERVMVVRQSGERTQIGVLEDNVLVEHYVNKEQATSYVGNVYLGKVQNVLPSMEAAFVDIGKGRNAVLYAGEVNFEALGMAHGPRRIETALKSGQSVLVQVTKDPIGHKGARLTSQVSLPGRYLVYVPEGSMTGISRKLPDTERSRLKTILKKIVPEDAGVIVRTAAEGASEDELRRDVERLQQQWEEIQKKSKNSGSSNAPTLLYGEPDMTVRVVRDIFNEDFSKVIVSGDDAWETIHGYVSHVAPDLTERLSRWTSEVDVFATYRIDEQLMKALDRKVYLPSGGSLVIDKTEAMVVVDVNTGKFTGQGGNLEETVTKNNLEAAEEIVRQLRLRDLGGIVVVDFIDMVLESNRDLVLRRLLECLGRDRTKHQVAEVTSLGLVQMTRKRVGQGLLESFSETCVHCNGRGVIVHMEQPTSAGGGGGKRSKKRGRGGAGQEHEHEQYAEHHEHGAEHADETEAELAAEVAAPVALPEPEFVADEELYSSPAEAEAAATRGRGRRRATRKVSAPAGAPKAAAPAPVAETAPVAEAAPAESAPVSEAQAGPEPVVETPVAAAAPEAEAAPQGRTRRRAIRKASAPAGSPKQAEAAEPVRPAEPTAEPVAAEDPVVEAPAPEVTEAPAAPPRARRRVTRKVTAPAGSPAGAEEQAVVVVTGTPASGAPAAEAPAADAPAAEAQAAEAPAKKTARKTAKKAPAKKAAATKTAAKTAAKKTAAKKTTAKKTTAKKATKKTVAAEQSSPSVTASAPSAEGTESGS, encoded by the coding sequence ATGAGTGAGCCGAACGAACCCGGTACGACCGGGAACACCGAAGACAACACCCCCGGGGACAAGCTGCCGCCGCGCCGCAGGCGCCGCGCGGCCTCCCGCCCCGCGGGCCCGCCCACCGCGGGCGTACCGGGCACCGAGGACAGCACGCCGGCCGTCGAGGCCGAGGTCTCCGCGAGCACGGACGCCGCGCCGGACGAGGCCGAGGCCCCCGCACCGCGCGCCCGTCGCCGTGCGACCCGTAAGGCGACGGCTCCGGCCGGTGCGCCGCAGGCCGCGGAAGCCGCTGTTGTGGCCGAGCCGGTGGTCGCCGAGGCGCCCGTCGCCGAGGTCGCTGAGGTCGTCGAGGAGGCCGAGGCTCCGGCGCCGCGTGCCCGTCGCCGTGCGACCCGTAAGGCGACGGCTCCGGCCGGTGCGCCGCAGAGCGCCGAGGCCGTGGAGATCGTGGAGCCCGCGGTGGCCGCCGAGGTCGTCGAGGAGCCGCCGGCTCCCCGCGCCCGTCGCCGTGCGACCCGTAAGGCCACCGCTCCGGCGGGTGCCCCGCAGTCCGCGGAAGCCGCTGTCGTGGCCGAGCCGGTGGTCGCCGAGGCGCCCGTCGCCGAGGTCGTCGAGGAGGCCGAGGCTCCGGCGCCGCGTGCCCGTCGCCGTGCCACGCGCAAGGCCACCGCTCCGGCCGGTGCGCCGCAGAGCGCCGAGGCCGTGGAGAGCGCCGTCGAGATCGTCGAGCCCGTGACCGCGCCTGTCGTCGAGGAGGCCGAGGCTCCCGCGCCGCGTGCCCGCCGCCGTGCGACCCGTAAGGCCACCGCTCCCGCCGGTGCCCCGCAGCCCACCGAGGCCACCGCCGAGGAACTGGCCGCCGAGACCGGCGAGAGCCTCCCCGAGGCCGTCGCCGAGGAGCTGGCCGCCGAGACCGCCGAGGTCGAGGAAGCCGCACCGCGCGGCCGTCAGCGCCGTCGCGCCACCGCCGCCGCGGGTCGGCCGGAGTTCACCGGCAAGACCGAGGAGCCCACCCGCAAGGGCCGCCGTGCCGCGCGCCCCGCCGTGGCCGTCTTCCAGGCGCCGGTCTTCGCCGAGCCGATGTTCCAGACCCCCGAGACCGCGGCCGCCGCCGCTGCCGCCGCCGGTCCGGTCACCCCGTACGACGAGATCGACGAGGCCGAGGAGGAGCTGACCGCCGAGGCCGAGACCGCCCAGCCGGCCGCGCCCGCCGAGGCCGAAGCCCCCGAGGCCGCGCCGCAGGGCGGCTCGCGCCGCCGTCGCCGCCGTCGCGGTGAGGCCGCCGAGCCCGAGCAGACCGCCGCTCCCGCCGCCCCGGTGGAGGAGCCCGTCGAGCAGCCCGCGCACGAGCAGGACGAGCCCGAGACCGGTGCGGACGCCGAGCACGAGGGCGAGGGGGACGACACCGACGAGTACGGGGACCGGCCCTCGCGCCGTCGCCGTCGTGGTGGCCGCCGCCGTCGCCGCGGTGAGACCAACGACGCGGACGACGCCGAGCAGCACACCGACGAGGCACCCGCCGACCGCTCCGACCGCTCCGACCGCTCCGAGCGTTCCGAGCGTTCCGCCGAGGACGAGCACCAGGGGCAGGACGCCGACGAGGCGGAGGACGAGGAGGACAACGACTCCTCGGCCGCCGGTTCGAGCAGCAGCCGTCGCCGCCGTCGCCGCCGCCGTCGCAGCGGTGACGCCTCCGCCGAGGCCGACAACGGTCAGGACGACCCGGAGCGTACGGTCGTCAAGGTCCGGGAGCCCCGCAAGAAGGAAGAGCGCGAGCCCGGCACCGGCTTCGACGAGGTCCAGTCCATCAAGGGCTCGACCCGTATGGAGGCGAAGAAGCAGCGCCGCCGCGAAGGCCGTGAGCAGGGCCGCCGCCGCGTCCCGATCATCACCGAGGCGGAGTTCCTGGCCCGCCGCGAGGCCGTCGAGCGGGTGATGGTCGTCCGCCAGAGCGGCGAGCGCACCCAGATCGGCGTCCTCGAGGACAACGTGCTCGTCGAGCACTACGTCAACAAGGAGCAGGCCACCAGCTACGTCGGCAACGTCTACCTGGGCAAGGTGCAGAACGTTCTGCCGTCCATGGAGGCCGCCTTCGTCGACATCGGCAAGGGCCGCAACGCCGTCCTGTACGCCGGTGAGGTCAACTTCGAGGCGCTCGGCATGGCACACGGGCCGCGCCGGATCGAGACGGCTCTCAAGTCCGGCCAGTCGGTCCTCGTCCAGGTGACGAAGGACCCGATCGGCCACAAGGGCGCCCGCCTGACCAGCCAGGTCTCGCTGCCCGGCCGCTACCTGGTGTACGTGCCCGAGGGCTCGATGACCGGGATCAGCCGCAAGCTGCCCGACACCGAGCGGTCCCGGCTGAAGACCATCCTCAAGAAGATCGTTCCCGAGGACGCGGGCGTCATCGTGCGCACCGCCGCCGAGGGCGCGAGCGAGGACGAGCTGCGCCGTGATGTCGAGCGGCTCCAGCAGCAGTGGGAGGAGATCCAGAAGAAGTCGAAGAACAGCGGCAGCTCCAACGCGCCGACGCTGCTCTACGGCGAGCCGGACATGACCGTCCGGGTCGTCCGCGACATCTTCAACGAGGACTTCTCGAAGGTCATCGTGAGCGGCGACGACGCGTGGGAGACCATCCACGGCTATGTCTCGCACGTCGCGCCGGACCTGACGGAGCGCCTGTCGCGCTGGACCTCCGAGGTCGACGTCTTCGCGACGTACCGGATCGACGAGCAGCTGATGAAGGCGCTGGACCGCAAGGTCTACCTGCCCAGCGGCGGCTCGCTGGTGATCGACAAGACCGAGGCCATGGTCGTCGTCGACGTCAACACCGGAAAGTTCACCGGTCAGGGCGGCAACCTTGAGGAGACCGTCACCAAGAACAACCTGGAGGCGGCCGAGGAGATCGTGCGTCAGCTGCGGCTGCGCGACCTCGGCGGTATCGTCGTCGTCGACTTCATCGACATGGTGCTGGAGTCCAACCGGGATCTGGTGCTGCGGCGACTGCTGGAGTGCCTGGGCCGCGACCGTACGAAGCACCAGGTCGCCGAGGTCACTTCGCTGGGCCTGGTCCAGATGACCCGCAAGCGGGTGGGCCAGGGTCTGCTGGAGTCCTTCTCCGAGACCTGCGTCCACTGCAACGGGCGCGGTGTGATCGTGCACATGGAGCAGCCGACGTCCGCCGGTGGCGGCGGTGGCAAGCGTTCCAAGAAGCGCGGCCGCGGCGGCGCGGGCCAGGAGCACGAGCACGAGCAGTACGCCGAGCACCACGAGCACGGCGCCGAGCACGCGGACGAGACCGAGGCCGAGCTGGCCGCGGAGGTCGCCGCCCCGGTGGCGCTGCCCGAGCCGGAGTTCGTCGCGGACGAGGAGCTGTACAGCAGCCCGGCCGAGGCGGAGGCCGCCGCCACGCGTGGACGCGGCCGTCGCCGTGCGACCCGCAAGGTGTCGGCCCCGGCCGGAGCGCCGAAGGCCGCCGCTCCGGCGCCGGTCGCGGAGACCGCCCCGGTCGCGGAGGCCGCTCCGGCGGAGAGCGCCCCGGTGAGCGAGGCGCAGGCCGGGCCCGAGCCGGTCGTCGAGACCCCGGTGGCCGCTGCGGCCCCCGAGGCCGAGGCGGCACCGCAGGGCCGGACGCGTCGCCGTGCGATCCGGAAGGCGTCCGCCCCGGCGGGTTCGCCGAAGCAGGCCGAGGCGGCGGAGCCGGTCCGGCCGGCCGAGCCCACCGCGGAGCCGGTCGCCGCCGAGGACCCGGTCGTCGAGGCGCCCGCGCCCGAGGTCACCGAGGCCCCGGCCGCCCCGCCGCGTGCCCGGCGCCGGGTGACCCGTAAGGTCACCGCTCCGGCGGGCTCGCCCGCGGGTGCCGAGGAGCAGGCGGTCGTGGTCGTGACCGGTACCCCCGCGTCCGGGGCACCCGCCGCCGAGGCACCTGCCGCCGACGCACCGGCTGCGGAGGCCCAGGCCGCCGAGGCGCCGGCGAAGAAGACGGCACGCAAGACCGCCAAGAAGGCGCCGGCCAAGAAGGCCGCCGCCACGAAGACGGCTGCGAAGACCGCCGCGAAGAAGACGGCCGCCAAGAAGACCACCGCGAAGAAGACGACGGCGAAGAAGGCCACGAAGAAGACGGTCGCCGCAGAGCAGTCGTCGCCTTCCGTGACCGCTTCGGCGCCGTCAGCGGAGGGCACGGAGTCCGGCAGTTGA
- a CDS encoding TIGR03936 family radical SAM-associated protein, with the protein MQRIRLRYTKRGRLRFTSHRDFQRAFERALRRSEVPMAYSAGFTPHPKVSYANAAPTGTGSEAEFLEIALTEARDPDVLRALLDESLPDGLDITDAVEARTSGLADRLTASVWEMRLDGVTPEDARKAVSAFNDAGTVEVQRRAKNGMRTFDARAAVADLQALDPQPDRPGDKPCAILRLVVRHVTPAVRPDDVLSGLRAVADLAPPVAAAVTRLEQGLFDEESGTVTDPLAPDREAAPTAQPAVAQAAVATAPEGTGSA; encoded by the coding sequence GTGCAGCGCATCCGCCTGCGCTACACCAAGCGCGGCCGCCTCCGGTTCACCAGCCACCGAGACTTCCAGCGGGCCTTCGAGCGGGCACTGCGCCGCTCCGAGGTGCCGATGGCGTACTCGGCCGGCTTCACCCCGCACCCCAAGGTGTCGTACGCCAATGCCGCCCCCACCGGCACGGGCAGCGAGGCCGAGTTCCTGGAGATCGCCCTCACCGAGGCGCGTGACCCCGATGTGCTGCGCGCACTGCTCGACGAGTCGCTGCCGGACGGGCTCGACATCACCGACGCGGTGGAGGCCCGTACCTCGGGTCTCGCCGACAGACTGACCGCGTCCGTCTGGGAGATGCGCCTCGACGGAGTGACGCCCGAGGACGCCCGCAAGGCCGTTTCCGCCTTCAACGACGCCGGGACCGTCGAGGTCCAGCGCCGGGCGAAGAACGGGATGCGGACCTTTGACGCCCGTGCGGCCGTCGCCGACCTGCAGGCTCTTGATCCACAGCCTGATAGGCCCGGGGACAAGCCCTGTGCGATACTGCGGCTGGTTGTTCGGCACGTGACACCTGCCGTGCGACCCGACGACGTCCTGTCCGGTCTCCGAGCTGTGGCCGACCTCGCGCCGCCGGTTGCCGCAGCGGTGACCAGGCTGGAGCAGGGGCTCTTCGACGAGGAGTCCGGCACGGTGACCGACCCGCTCGCGCCTGACCGCGAGGCAGCCCCGACCGCTCAACCAGCGGTCGCCCAGGCAGCCGTCGCGACGGCGCCGGAAGGTACAGGATCCGCGTAA
- a CDS encoding GNAT family N-acetyltransferase translates to MTGLGPDAWPPAPIRTERLVLRESEARDRAAFVELFASPEVGTHIGGHRPRGELERAVPEVPGRRPGLFVVELDGAMIGMTTLDRRDAERPGHVRPDGGEAELGYLFLPRAWGRGYAAEACSAALDWFADALPGEPVVLCTQTANDRAMRLAAKLGFTELERFEEYGAEQWFGVRSPVTPTGHSAPAPAG, encoded by the coding sequence ATGACCGGGCTGGGACCCGACGCCTGGCCGCCCGCCCCGATCAGGACGGAGAGGCTCGTGCTCCGCGAGTCCGAGGCCCGCGACCGTGCGGCGTTCGTCGAACTCTTCGCCTCGCCGGAGGTGGGTACCCACATCGGTGGTCACCGGCCGCGCGGCGAACTGGAACGCGCGGTGCCCGAGGTCCCCGGCCGGCGCCCCGGCCTCTTCGTGGTGGAGCTCGACGGAGCGATGATCGGCATGACCACGCTCGACCGGCGCGACGCGGAGCGCCCGGGGCACGTCCGCCCGGACGGCGGTGAGGCCGAGCTGGGCTACCTGTTCCTGCCGCGGGCGTGGGGCCGCGGGTACGCCGCCGAGGCGTGCTCGGCGGCACTGGACTGGTTCGCCGACGCGCTTCCCGGCGAGCCGGTGGTGCTCTGTACGCAGACCGCCAACGACCGCGCGATGCGTCTCGCGGCGAAGCTGGGGTTCACCGAGCTGGAGCGGTTCGAGGAGTACGGCGCCGAGCAGTGGTTCGGTGTGCGGTCGCCGGTGACACCGACCGGTCACTCCGCCCCTGCTCCCGCCGGGTGA